In the Sediminibacter sp. Hel_I_10 genome, one interval contains:
- a CDS encoding peptidylprolyl isomerase, translating into MFKTLLFAACSLTASYSFSQADLFEKSLDSIQTETDAQQFLEKNKSAKGKVITFNKEKHHTRLAKELFSMSVGGKKFDKNSPQRTYYKVIDKTSTPYYKASCIYLDGNETDLNQINATRNNIISKYNKGFKFSDLARMYSMDQTAKKGGDLGWVTQGDLPIDIETQLFSGDYHTNDIFTVDIPEQEAYYVVVLTQDRKLIEEVKVLKVTEPRL; encoded by the coding sequence ATGTTTAAAACCCTACTATTTGCTGCTTGTTCTCTTACAGCATCTTATTCCTTTTCTCAAGCAGACCTCTTTGAAAAATCATTAGATTCTATTCAAACAGAAACAGACGCCCAACAGTTTCTTGAAAAGAATAAATCTGCCAAAGGCAAAGTCATTACATTTAATAAAGAAAAACACCATACGCGTTTAGCCAAGGAGCTTTTTAGTATGAGTGTTGGCGGTAAAAAGTTTGATAAAAACAGTCCGCAACGCACCTATTACAAGGTCATCGATAAGACCAGCACGCCTTACTATAAAGCAAGTTGCATTTACCTAGACGGAAATGAGACAGACCTGAATCAGATCAACGCCACCAGAAACAACATCATTTCTAAATATAACAAAGGATTTAAGTTTTCAGATTTGGCACGTATGTATTCTATGGATCAAACCGCTAAAAAAGGAGGTGATCTCGGTTGGGTAACTCAGGGCGACTTACCAATAGACATTGAAACGCAACTTTTTTCTGGAGACTATCACACCAATGATATTTTTACTGTAGATATTCCTGAGCAAGAGGCCTATTATGTGGTGGTATTAACCCAAGACAGAAAGCTCATAGAGGAAGTAAAAGTGCTTAAAGTGACTGAACCCCGACTGTAA
- a CDS encoding Rid family detoxifying hydrolase → MKSIINTKKAPEPIGPYNQAVLTGNMLFTSGQIAINVETGELVLDSIEAETKQVMDNLKAVLEAADMTFENIIKTSIFISDMNNFGKINAIYATYFNALTAPARETVEVANLPKFVNVEISAIAAK, encoded by the coding sequence ATGAAAAGCATAATCAACACTAAAAAAGCACCAGAACCGATTGGTCCTTATAATCAAGCTGTGTTAACTGGCAATATGTTATTTACTTCTGGCCAGATCGCCATTAATGTAGAAACGGGAGAACTCGTGCTAGACTCTATTGAAGCAGAAACCAAACAAGTGATGGACAATTTAAAAGCCGTTCTTGAAGCTGCCGATATGACTTTTGAAAATATAATAAAAACCTCTATTTTTATAAGTGACATGAACAACTTTGGTAAGATCAATGCCATTTATGCTACTTATTTTAATGCACTTACGGCACCCGCAAGAGAAACGGTTGAAGTGGCCAATCTCCCGAAATTTGTGAATGTTGAGATTAGCGCTATCGCTGCGAAATAG
- a CDS encoding putative LPS assembly protein LptD: MAFQKPSHTLAKIHLKALQTKSFHILLALSFTMFINMFCFAQDLPRSQEPIKAVSAFDPIEPMPIAQDSIVTPPLNIKLADSIKNDSLPKKKEFLTGTVNYKAQDYVTLNQRLNQTTLYNKAEVDYGDMNITSGIIVIDHTKNLVYAGRLKDSAGVYTQAPIFTQGANKIEPDSIIFNTETKKALIYNSKTEQSGGTIISEITKKENDSVFFIKNGRYTTSENLDDPEYYFLMRKAKVVPGKKVVTGLTNLFIYDVPTPIGLPFAYFPMSKKQTSGVIIPTPGQSLGSADRGYNLQNGGYYFAISDYFDLAVLGDYYTNGSYGLRFENSYALRYKFRGNLSIRYENLINSERGFPDFSKSTIYNIRWSHSQDAKASPSSRFSASVNLGSSRYFQQSINQVNLAQTQNNSLNSSVSYSKTFQGEPQVNMSVTATHSQNTNTQVVNMTLPTFQGSVGRIFPFAPKVGTKKGIIENINLQYNVRAENRIQTTDSLFFKPGMFDGAKVGAVHSVPITTNFKVFKYFSMSASSNLEENWTLNTVRKFGDEEGDVVTEELDGFDRFFTYNLSTSIGTTVYGMFDFEKKGKDPKIQKIRHVMRPSISYNINPAFDEYYDTFEVIDANGTTTGDLRREDYTRFEGALFGTPNKNYSSSMGLSLGNNFEAKVRDKDSTATEPKKVILLNNLNFSTSYNFAGDSLRLSPVRMSGGTQIFDSKMSINFGATLDPYALNNNNRRIDQLNIKNGGSLFRLTSANLNMSYAISSESFKKEPDSDNGRQESLRSGGRDDDLFGKTQDFADQRLSDTEDEDPKEDKLSEYYNYSIPWNLNLMFAANYSNAARQNQITNTSLMFSGDVELSPRWSVGVSSGYDFVNAGFTQTQFRFERDLLSWRMNFSYVPFGRYAQWNFFIGIKSSLLKDLKYDKRRQPDQQL; this comes from the coding sequence AAAAACCGAGCCATACTTTAGCAAAAATACATTTAAAAGCGTTGCAGACAAAGAGCTTTCACATACTTTTGGCCCTAAGTTTTACCATGTTTATCAACATGTTTTGCTTCGCACAGGACCTGCCAAGATCTCAAGAACCTATCAAAGCGGTATCTGCATTTGATCCTATTGAGCCTATGCCAATAGCGCAAGACAGTATCGTTACACCGCCACTAAACATTAAGTTGGCCGACAGTATCAAAAACGACTCGCTTCCGAAGAAAAAAGAATTTCTCACTGGCACGGTCAATTACAAGGCTCAAGATTACGTCACGCTTAATCAAAGACTTAATCAAACGACACTTTATAATAAAGCAGAAGTAGATTATGGGGATATGAATATCACCTCTGGAATTATTGTGATAGATCATACCAAAAACCTCGTTTATGCCGGAAGATTAAAAGATTCTGCTGGTGTTTATACCCAAGCCCCTATTTTTACTCAAGGTGCCAATAAAATAGAACCCGACTCTATTATATTTAACACCGAAACTAAAAAGGCACTCATCTATAACTCTAAAACAGAACAAAGCGGAGGTACCATTATCTCCGAAATCACTAAAAAAGAGAATGATTCTGTATTCTTTATTAAAAACGGTCGTTATACCACTTCAGAAAACTTAGACGACCCAGAATACTATTTTCTGATGAGAAAAGCCAAGGTGGTTCCTGGAAAAAAAGTGGTCACGGGATTGACCAATTTATTTATATATGATGTGCCAACACCTATTGGGTTGCCCTTTGCCTATTTTCCAATGTCAAAAAAACAGACCTCTGGAGTGATCATCCCAACCCCTGGACAAAGTTTAGGAAGCGCAGATAGAGGCTATAATCTTCAGAACGGTGGTTATTATTTTGCGATAAGCGATTACTTTGATCTGGCTGTTCTGGGGGATTATTACACCAACGGTAGTTACGGGTTACGATTTGAAAACAGTTATGCACTTCGTTACAAGTTTAGAGGAAATTTGAGCATTCGATATGAAAACTTAATCAATAGTGAACGGGGATTTCCTGATTTCTCAAAATCTACTATCTATAACATTAGATGGTCACATAGTCAAGATGCAAAAGCCAGCCCGAGTTCACGATTTTCGGCATCGGTAAACTTGGGAAGTAGCCGTTATTTCCAACAATCCATCAATCAAGTGAATTTGGCGCAGACCCAAAACAACTCCTTAAACTCATCGGTCTCCTATTCAAAAACGTTTCAAGGCGAACCGCAAGTAAACATGAGCGTTACTGCAACCCACAGTCAAAACACAAATACTCAAGTGGTGAATATGACCTTACCTACATTTCAAGGTAGTGTCGGTCGAATTTTTCCTTTTGCCCCAAAAGTGGGAACCAAAAAAGGCATTATTGAAAACATCAACTTACAATACAACGTTAGGGCAGAAAACAGAATTCAAACCACTGACTCCTTGTTTTTTAAACCAGGCATGTTTGATGGTGCAAAAGTTGGAGCGGTACATTCTGTGCCTATCACCACCAATTTCAAAGTATTTAAGTATTTCAGCATGAGTGCCAGTAGCAATTTAGAGGAAAATTGGACTCTTAATACGGTTAGAAAGTTTGGTGATGAGGAAGGTGATGTGGTAACTGAAGAACTTGATGGCTTTGATCGTTTTTTTACCTATAATCTGAGTACAAGCATTGGTACAACGGTTTACGGTATGTTCGATTTTGAAAAGAAAGGCAAAGATCCTAAAATTCAAAAAATTAGACACGTCATGCGCCCATCGATAAGCTACAACATTAATCCTGCTTTTGATGAATACTACGACACCTTTGAAGTTATTGATGCCAATGGTACTACAACGGGAGATTTGAGAAGAGAAGACTATACAAGATTTGAAGGAGCGCTTTTTGGAACGCCAAACAAGAACTATTCGAGCTCAATGGGACTTTCCTTAGGCAATAATTTTGAAGCCAAAGTAAGAGATAAAGACAGTACTGCTACAGAACCTAAAAAAGTGATTCTTTTAAATAATCTTAATTTTTCTACCTCCTATAATTTTGCAGGAGACTCACTGCGCCTTAGTCCGGTTCGTATGTCTGGTGGGACACAGATTTTTGACAGCAAAATGAGCATTAATTTTGGGGCGACCTTAGATCCCTATGCGCTTAACAACAACAATCGAAGAATTGATCAACTCAACATTAAAAATGGCGGAAGTTTGTTTAGACTAACCTCGGCTAATCTTAACATGAGTTATGCTATTTCCAGTGAATCTTTTAAAAAAGAACCTGATAGCGATAATGGCAGGCAAGAATCTTTAAGGAGTGGTGGACGAGATGATGACCTCTTTGGTAAAACTCAGGATTTTGCAGATCAACGGCTTTCAGACACCGAAGATGAAGATCCTAAAGAAGACAAACTTTCTGAGTATTATAACTATTCCATACCTTGGAACCTGAACCTGATGTTTGCGGCAAACTACAGCAATGCAGCAAGGCAAAACCAAATTACCAATACTTCTTTGATGTTTTCTGGTGATGTGGAACTGTCTCCTAGATGGTCTGTTGGCGTCTCTTCTGGTTATGATTTTGTAAATGCAGGATTTACACAAACCCAATTTCGTTTTGAACGCGACCTGTTAAGTTGGAGAATGAATTTTAGCTATGTTCCTTTTGGGCGATATGCACAATGGAATTTCTTTATTGGGATTAAATCTAGTCTGTTAAAAGACTTGAAATACGACAAACGAAGACAGCCAGACCAACAGTTATAA